The genome window TGAAGAAGGCCGATATCGAAGACGGCGAGCGGCCCGGCACGACCGCGGTGCAGTCAGCTGAACTGCGTGAAGCCAAGCGCCGGATCAAGACCGCTCGAACAAGAAGTAGAAGTCCTGCGGCGGGCTGCCGCCTACTTCTCGCAGGCTCATCTGCCGGGAAAATGATGCTACCCGCTCGTCCGTGACCTTGCCGCTGACGGAATCCCCGTCACGGTGACTTGCCGGGTGCTCAAGATCGCTCGCCAGCCCTACTACCGCTGGCTCGCCAACCCGATCACCGACGCCGAACTCGACGAGGCCTACCGCGCCAACGCCCTGTTCGACGCTCATCGTCGATGACCCTGAGTTCGGCTACCGGTACCTGCTCGACGAGGCCGCGCGACGCCGGCCAGGCGATGGCAGCGCGGACTGCGTGGCGCATCTGCTCGAACAACGGCTGGTGGAGCGCGTTCGGGAAGCAAGCGCGGCAAGGACGGCAAGAAGCCCGGCCCTCCAGTCCACGACGACCTGTGCGCCGTGATCAGACGAGCAGGGCCGTGACCCGGCACGAGTTCAAGGCCGGCGCGCAGCGAACGAGTTGTGGATCGGCGACATCACCGAACACTGGACCGAGCGAAGGCAAGCTCTACGTCTGCGCGTTCAAGGACGTGTTCTCCAACCGGATCGTGGGCTACTCCATCGACTCGCAGAATGAAGTCCCGGCTCGCGGTCGCAGCACTCAACAACGCCGTCGCACGACGCGGTGACGTGGCCGGATGCGTGGTCCACACGGACAGGGGCTCGCAATTTCGAAGCCGGAAGTTCGTCCGCGCCCTGCAGCCGCCACGGCATGGTCGGCTCGATGGGCCGCGTCGGTGCAGCCGGCGACAACGCGGCCATGGAGAGCTTCTTCGCGCTGCTCCAGAAGAACGTCCTGAACCGCCGCACCTGGGCCACCCGAGAAGACCTGCGGATCGCCATCGTCACCTGGATCGAAAGGACCTACCACCGCCGCCGCAGGCAAGACGGGCTCGGCCGATTGACCCCCATCGAGTACGAAGCCATCATGACCACGCCAGCCACTCAGGCTGCGTGACCTAACCACTGTCACCAGATCCGTGCAGCAGTCCCCGTCGCCGCCGAGCTTCGACGTTCGTACCCTATCGCCGCTGAAATGCGCCTTGCGGGTGATTAGGAAGACGGACGCACCACTGTCCGTGGATACCTGAACGATCTTCCAGCCGAGAAGAAACAGCAGTGGATTGACTTGTATGGCGCTCGTCTTGGAGTGCACAACTCCAGCGACCACGATGAACGCAACGTATGCCAACACATCGCGCAAGCTTGGTTGACCGACCGTCACGAACGGGAGCAGGTATCCGGCGAGATACGACGCCGCTTCACCTCCTGCGTTGTTCACTGAGGCGATAACCATCTCCGGCCCGTTGGTTCGAGAATGCAACCAGATGATCCCGAGCAAGGCGGCGACTCCGGCAATCGCGAGACCGATGCACGCGTACATCAGTGCCGGTCGCTCGAAGCGAATCGCGAGGATGCCGAACAACGGCGCATACGACGAGAAGAACAACAGCGGTCTCTGCAGCATCGTTCCTCCTCTCGATGGGGACTGAGCGTAGGAGAAGGGTCCGACACTCGAGCTACCGCAGGTCCAGCCTCTTGGCGTAGTCGGAGTGTCCGGGAACCTGTGAGGTGACGTCGAGGTTCGCGATACTCGCTTGCTTGGTCTCCATGCCAGCGAACCCGGCTGCCTTCTGGCCACCCTGAGCTTCCGGTGTAGAAGAAGCGCAGGGTCTTGTCGTTGCGCGAGTGGTAGTTGTATGCCTTGCCGTCCACCGCGTTGGCCAACTGGTGCCAGGGGCCCTTCGCACCAATTGCGGCACCGAGGAGGTGCATCTCTCGCACCCTGGCCGCCGACTCCTTCGAGCCGAGTGCCTCCGCGGCGCAGATCATGGCGCGTGCCCCGAGGCTGTGGCCGATGAGCACGACCTGATCGATGTCGGTGCGTGCCAGCAGATCGGCCACGATCGCACCCGTCTTGTTGGCCCGTTGGCGTGCCCGAAGCCACGGGTTCTTGACCAGGTCGACGGCAATGAGGCCGCCGGTGAGTGGACTGGCCCTCATGGCGGTTTGCTTGCTGGCGCGCATGGCGCCCTTCCGCAAGACCTGTCCGGCAACGTACCTCGCGGAACCACCACCGAGAACGGCCGACAGGGCTGCGAGGTCTTGGGCGCCCCAGTGGACTCGATAGACCGGTGAGTCTGGGTATCGCTGGGTGACGGGACGCTCCCAGTTTCCCCAGCCCGAAGCTCCTTCGGTCAGGAACCCTGAACACACGATTACCGGGACACCGTCGCCGTGCTGCAACTGCTCGATCGAGAACGACCTGTCTTCACGGATGTAGGCGTTGGTCAGGCCCATGCCCATCACGCCGCCCAGCCCGCCGCCGACTGCGGCTATCACCGCCGTACCTCCGGCCATGCCGAATGCGAACGTGCTGCTGCCGACCGCTCCTCCGCCTAGGAGTGCGAGCCCGTAGCTCGTGGCAGCAGCACCCGAGTAGCCGCCGACCATCGTGCCGATCGCGCCGCCGACCAGCGGCGCCGCGAAGAGCCCGACTCCCGTCATCGCCCCAGCTGCCACAAGGGCCGAAGCGCCGAGCTTCGTGATGCGGGCCAGATTCGGCTTCGCATACTCCAGCAGGCTCTGGTACTCGGTCAGATCCGCGATACGTTCCGCTCCCCGATCGAACGCGGGGATGTCGTGCCGATGCTCGGCGCAGTAGCGCGGTAGACGGATCTTGCCGAAACCACGCGTCGCCATGCTCTGGCACTTCGGTGCGGCGCACACATGCGTGGCCGCTCCACACTCATCGCACAGGTACGTCGCGGGGGTACCGCCGCCATCCACCTTGCGGTGGTGAACCTTGCTGAAGCACCCGGAGCACCAACCATCTCGGCCCTCATCGCCCAGGCGATCAACGAGGTCGGCGACGTCACAGGCGAGTTCGCCATGGAGTTCGGCTTGCTTGGCGAAGGCTGCCTTGCGCTCCGGGTGCTGAGTGCGTCGGCGCTGCTTCTCCTGCACGGCGTACGCCCACAGGTTGGTTGTCACCACCAAGTTGTCCTGGAGTGCCTGGCGACCCGAGAGGACCGGTGGGGCCCCGACGAGTTCTCCCTCGGCGGTGAGCTCCCAGCCCTTGTCCGTGCGCAGGGTAACGAGCATCCCGCCATGACCGCGGGGGGTGAATGACACAGTGGACTTTGGCATTACCCAAACATCTCGCAATCTGTGGTCACTGCGCAGGCAATCGAGCCAAGCAGAAGGCTAGCCCTCCGCCGCTGTCGGTGGGCCTCCCTACACTCTGGTCGCCTAAGAAGCCTCGCGACGATGCGCTATGCGAGCGAAGGGAGAACGGGATGCCGACCGGGAGCCAGCGATACAAGCAGCACCAGGTGTGGGAGACGCTTGAAGTCAAGAGGGAGGCGCTCGAGGCTGCCCGGTACGACGATGCCGGCCTGGAGCAATGGCGCAAGGATGTCGTCGAGTGGCTCGCTGAGGCAGCCAAGACGAAGCAGGCGCGCCAACCGGCGCTATACCTCAGCGCTCTCGATGACCTCAGCAACGCGCTGAACTCGCTCCCGCCGGACGTGAACCAGTTCAGGAACTACGTGTCGAACCGGCAGCCGAACCAACCTCAGTCACTGGGTGGGCTTGAGACCGCGCTTCGCGGGCTGCCGCTGCCGCCGCCGAAGGACCTCGGGAACGCCTACGTCGACTTGCTCGACAAAGAGGTGGACGCACGGACTTCGAGGCTCGATGAACTCGAGGCTCGGATCGCCGAGACCGAGACTGCGCTTCAGGACCGACTCGACGCACTCAACCGTGTCAGCAGCCAGGTCGACAGGCTCGGTGACGAAATTGAGGCCCAGCGAACGGCGATCGCCGAGGTCAGTTCAACAGCGGAGTCAAAGATGACTGAGGCGTGGAACGACACGCTCGCGACGTGGAAGCAAGATCGGCAGGCCGCAGACGAGACTCGGGATACCGAAGCAACCGAACATGTCACTGCGCTGGCGGCGACACGGCGAGCCGCCGAGGCCCTGGCTGAGCACGCCGCCGGCGATCTGAGCGCGGCGGATTGGCGGAGTAGAGGAAAGCGCGAACGCAAGGCTGCTCAGTGGATCCGGGCTGCCGCCGTTGCCGCGTTCTTGTTCGCCGGGGCCATCGGGTGGTTCATAGTCAACGAGGCGATTCGTAAAGACTTCGACCTCACGGTCGGAGACGGCGTCCTGCGGTCCTCGGTCGCCGTTGTGATCGCCGCGTTCGGTGGCCTGCTCCTCCGGGAGTCGGGACGGCACTTCAGGGAAGCCGATACAGCCGAGGATGTCGCCCTCGCGCTGCAAGCGCTCGCACCCTTCTATGCGGGCTCAGATGAAACCGTGCGCCTTGCCGCGCGCGCGGCTGTCGGCGACGCCGTCCTCGTGAAGAATGTCCTCTCGCGGTTCGCACACCGCGACGCCGCGAAGTACTCCGGCACTGAACTGCAGAGCCTTGTGCAGGAAGGTACAGACGCGCTGACGCCGGGTACTGGCGCCGAGTAGACGAGGAGTACAACCAGGGTCCGCCCCAGAGATCGGGTCTGAACACTGCGATCAGCGTCCACAGGACCACCCAACGGCTACTTCTCCACAGATTTGGGCCCGCTGAGGGGCCGTAGTCGGGTCCTCGTGCTGGCGTGAACCCATGACAAACACTCCCTCCTGGTGGCACGACGCCGACCAGCTCTACACCGTTCTCACCGACCTGCTGCGCCATCTGCGGCGTCGCGCGTCGACGTTCGACGAGCGCACCGAAGCCTGCCTCTACCTGTCCGGGCTGC of Nocardioides sp. contains these proteins:
- a CDS encoding DUF726 domain-containing protein, translating into MSFTPRGHGGMLVTLRTDKGWELTAEGELVGAPPVLSGRQALQDNLVVTTNLWAYAVQEKQRRRTQHPERKAAFAKQAELHGELACDVADLVDRLGDEGRDGWCSGCFSKVHHRKVDGGGTPATYLCDECGAATHVCAAPKCQSMATRGFGKIRLPRYCAEHRHDIPAFDRGAERIADLTEYQSLLEYAKPNLARITKLGASALVAAGAMTGVGLFAAPLVGGAIGTMVGGYSGAAATSYGLALLGGGAVGSSTFAFGMAGGTAVIAAVGGGLGGVMGMGLTNAYIREDRSFSIEQLQHGDGVPVIVCSGFLTEGASGWGNWERPVTQRYPDSPVYRVHWGAQDLAALSAVLGGGSARYVAGQVLRKGAMRASKQTAMRASPLTGGLIAVDLVKNPWLRARQRANKTGAIVADLLARTDIDQVVLIGHSLGARAMICAAEALGSKESAARVREMHLLGAAIGAKGPWHQLANAVDGKAYNYHSRNDKTLRFFYTGSSGWPEGSRVRWHGDQASEYREPRRHLTGSRTLRLRQEAGPAVARVSDPSPTLSPHREEERCCRDRCCSSRRMRRCSASSRFASSDRH